Proteins from one Mesorhizobium sp. M9A.F.Ca.ET.002.03.1.2 genomic window:
- a CDS encoding PLP-dependent aminotransferase family protein — MQDQQPVEILYLQVAESLATPIRAGTLVRGERIPSVRELARSRDVSIGTVLQAYRILEDAHLIEARPRSGYFVAARPPSLPEPETSNPPADSMAVDVSSLAARVMHLAHDPRYASFGAACPGAELFGEERVRRAVSRAVQRHRATLCQYTTGYGDESLRRAIARHALRMGCRIDPRDVVVTNSCLESITLCLRAVTRPGDIVALESPTLFAFLEILENLHLRALEIPTHPRTGFSLDALQLAFDTQPIKAVLAVPTLSNPIGSSIPQADRRRLAQMVAERGIPLIEDVLYNDLAEHEDQRQAVRSFDTTGHVMICGSFSKTIAPGLRLGWVDAGRWGAKLVRMKESTSGSQTAIIERALADLLAQPGIEAGYRQIRATISARVDEARGLIARHFPEGTRVTDPKGGFILWLELPRGIDSLDLFQACLAESIVIAPGKMFSATSHFRHCIRLGLGGRWDDAHRHALRRVGELAETMALSRIAGE, encoded by the coding sequence ATGCAAGATCAACAACCCGTCGAGATTCTGTATCTGCAGGTAGCAGAGTCGCTCGCAACGCCGATCCGCGCCGGAACGCTCGTTCGCGGCGAACGCATCCCCTCGGTGCGCGAACTGGCGCGCAGTCGCGACGTCTCTATTGGCACTGTCCTGCAGGCCTACCGGATACTGGAGGACGCACACCTGATCGAGGCGCGGCCGCGCTCGGGCTATTTCGTCGCCGCGCGGCCGCCGAGCCTCCCCGAACCTGAGACCTCAAACCCTCCGGCGGACTCAATGGCAGTGGACGTCAGTTCGCTCGCGGCGCGCGTGATGCACCTAGCGCACGATCCCCGTTACGCATCGTTTGGCGCGGCCTGTCCGGGCGCGGAGCTATTCGGGGAGGAACGGGTGCGCCGTGCGGTCAGCCGCGCCGTGCAACGCCATCGCGCCACGTTATGTCAGTACACGACCGGTTACGGCGACGAGAGCCTGCGCCGGGCAATTGCACGCCATGCGCTGCGCATGGGGTGCCGGATCGACCCGCGCGACGTCGTGGTGACAAACAGCTGCCTCGAGTCGATTACGCTGTGCCTGCGCGCGGTGACACGACCGGGCGACATCGTCGCGCTCGAATCGCCGACCCTGTTCGCTTTTCTGGAGATCCTCGAGAACCTGCATCTGCGCGCACTCGAGATTCCGACGCATCCGCGCACCGGGTTCTCGCTCGACGCCCTGCAGCTCGCCTTTGACACGCAGCCGATCAAGGCTGTGCTTGCGGTGCCCACGCTCTCCAATCCCATCGGATCGAGCATACCCCAGGCCGATCGGCGCCGCCTCGCGCAAATGGTCGCCGAACGCGGTATCCCGCTGATCGAAGATGTCCTCTACAACGACCTTGCCGAACACGAAGACCAGCGCCAGGCGGTGCGCTCGTTCGACACGACGGGGCACGTCATGATTTGCGGCTCGTTCTCCAAGACGATCGCGCCAGGGCTTCGTCTTGGCTGGGTCGACGCCGGGCGCTGGGGCGCGAAGCTTGTGCGCATGAAGGAATCGACCAGCGGCAGCCAGACGGCGATAATCGAGCGGGCGTTGGCCGATCTGCTGGCGCAGCCCGGCATCGAGGCCGGGTACCGTCAGATCCGCGCAACGATTTCGGCGCGGGTCGACGAAGCGCGTGGGCTGATCGCGCGGCACTTTCCGGAAGGAACGCGTGTCACCGATCCGAAGGGCGGTTTCATTCTGTGGCTCGAACTGCCGCGCGGCATCGATTCACTCGACCTGTTCCAGGCCTGCCTGGCCGAGAGCATCGTGATCGCCCCGGGCAAGATGTTCAGCGCCACGAGCCATTTCCGCCACTGCATTCGGCTCGGGCTCGGCGGACGGTGGGACGACGCCCACCGTCACGCCCTGCGGCGCGTGGGAGAACTGGCTGAAACTATGGCGCTGAGCAGAATTGCCGGCGAGTGA
- a CDS encoding SRPBCC family protein, whose product MTKQAISFTYTTYIVSTPGKVFEAITKPDLARRYWGHENVSDWKPGSRWEHIRANDERTVELVGEVIEVSPPTRLVITWANASQASDPASYSRVTFELEEYEAMVRLTVTHGELEAGSGMANGIKKGWPIVLSSLKSFLETGRAIDVFAKPRASELAA is encoded by the coding sequence ATGACCAAGCAAGCGATCAGCTTTACTTACACGACCTATATCGTCTCGACGCCGGGAAAGGTGTTCGAGGCCATAACGAAACCAGACCTCGCACGGCGCTACTGGGGCCACGAGAACGTCTCTGACTGGAAGCCCGGTTCGAGATGGGAGCATATCCGCGCCAATGATGAACGGACCGTCGAACTCGTCGGCGAGGTCATCGAGGTCTCCCCGCCGACCCGTCTCGTCATCACCTGGGCAAACGCTTCGCAGGCGTCGGATCCGGCGAGCTACAGCCGGGTGACCTTCGAGCTCGAGGAATACGAGGCCATGGTCCGGCTGACCGTAACCCATGGCGAACTCGAAGCCGGCAGCGGCATGGCGAACGGCATCAAAAAGGGTTGGCCGATCGTTCTCTCCAGCCTGAAATCCTTCCTCGAAACGGGCCGGGCGATCGATGTCTTCGCAAAGCCGCGCGCGTCCGAACTGGCGGCCTGA
- a CDS encoding GFA family protein has protein sequence MSTSYSGGCACGAVRYEAKAAPIFENHCQCRDCQKRSGTGHESYLTFPSRSEVKITGTAMDWRVVADSGNEKIHSFCPVCGTPVYVTFAAMPDSIAVHAASLDDPSRFNPTVLTYSIRALDWDKMDTGLKTFETMPPG, from the coding sequence ATGAGCACTTCCTATAGCGGCGGATGCGCGTGCGGCGCGGTCCGCTACGAGGCAAAGGCAGCCCCGATCTTCGAGAACCACTGCCAATGCCGCGATTGCCAGAAACGAAGCGGCACCGGTCACGAATCCTATCTGACGTTTCCGTCGCGATCGGAGGTGAAGATCACCGGCACGGCGATGGACTGGCGCGTCGTGGCGGACAGCGGGAACGAGAAAATCCATTCCTTCTGCCCGGTCTGCGGTACGCCGGTCTACGTGACGTTCGCCGCCATGCCGGACTCGATCGCGGTCCATGCCGCAAGCCTTGACGATCCGAGCCGGTTCAATCCGACCGTTTTGACCTACAGCATCCGAGCTCTCGACTGGGACAAGATGGATACTGGGCTGAAGACATTCGAGACGATGCCGCCCGGCTAG
- a CDS encoding LysE family translocator, whose product MFPIDIWLAYTLASVLIVLAPGPDIVLSIARGLSQGRLAAMLSGLGAGTGILFHTVAAAYGLALVIQTSAMAFLAIKLVGAAYLIWLGTRALLYRNLVTFAPAARRPLHAIYLAGLMSNVLNPKIGLFVLAFIPQFVSADRGPVEVQMMTYGAWLAVIAVVGLSIIGGFASALSNWLLRRPLVVAGINIGAGLTFVTTGLSAAAIKPN is encoded by the coding sequence ATGTTTCCGATCGACATCTGGTTGGCCTACACCCTTGCGAGCGTCCTCATTGTCCTGGCGCCTGGGCCTGACATCGTTCTCTCAATCGCGCGCGGTCTGAGCCAGGGCCGCCTCGCGGCAATGCTTTCCGGATTAGGAGCCGGCACCGGCATCCTGTTCCACACGGTCGCCGCCGCCTACGGCCTTGCTCTGGTCATCCAGACGTCCGCCATGGCATTCTTGGCGATCAAGCTGGTGGGAGCGGCCTATCTGATCTGGCTGGGTACCAGGGCTCTGCTCTACCGCAACCTCGTCACCTTTGCGCCGGCCGCCAGGCGTCCGCTGCATGCGATCTATCTGGCCGGCCTGATGTCCAACGTACTGAACCCCAAGATCGGCTTGTTTGTCCTGGCGTTCATTCCGCAGTTCGTCAGTGCCGACCGCGGGCCGGTCGAGGTTCAGATGATGACCTATGGTGCGTGGCTCGCAGTCATCGCGGTCGTCGGTCTCTCCATCATCGGCGGCTTCGCTTCGGCCCTGAGCAATTGGCTGCTTCGCCGCCCGCTGGTGGTGGCTGGGATCAATATCGGTGCAGGCCTGACTTTCGTGACCACGGGACTGTCTGCCGCAGCCATCAAACCAAACTGA
- a CDS encoding SRPBCC domain-containing protein: MVDILHRVGINASPRDVYNALTTLDGLSSWWTNDTQGRPEIGGVIKFRFGDRGFFDMKVLELEPEKRVMWEVVDGPKEWIGTKVIWNLSPEGAGTTIRFKQQGWREPVDFMHHCSTKWASFLFSLKAQLENGKGTPYPNDFLISIDFD; the protein is encoded by the coding sequence ATGGTCGACATTCTGCACCGAGTGGGCATCAACGCTTCGCCTCGCGATGTCTATAACGCCCTCACCACCCTCGACGGGCTTTCCAGTTGGTGGACGAACGATACCCAGGGGCGGCCCGAGATCGGGGGCGTGATCAAATTCAGGTTCGGCGACCGCGGCTTCTTCGACATGAAGGTGCTCGAGCTCGAGCCGGAAAAGCGCGTGATGTGGGAAGTGGTGGACGGGCCGAAGGAGTGGATCGGCACCAAGGTCATCTGGAACCTCTCGCCGGAAGGCGCGGGAACGACCATCCGCTTCAAGCAGCAGGGCTGGCGGGAGCCCGTGGACTTCATGCACCACTGCAGCACCAAATGGGCCAGCTTCCTGTTCAGCCTCAAGGCACAGCTCGAAAACGGCAAGGGCACCCCCTATCCGAACGATTTCCTGATCAGTATCGACTTCGATTGA
- the selD gene encoding selenide, water dikinase SelD: MAIAVSPEVADAPVFRLTSLAHGGGCGCKLAPSVLQQLLADQVEANPFRQLLVGTETGDDAAVWQLDDDICVIATTDFFMPMVDDPYDFGRIAATNAISDVYAMGGRPIMALAILGMPLDKMPTHMVRDILKGGRAVCATAGIPVAGGHSIDSPEPIYGLAVIGTCRPQEVRRNSGARPGDALILTKALGVGIYSAAIKKQALSPGGYAEMIASTTLLNRIGSELAQDESVHAITDVTGFGLLGHALEMARGSGCALVIRDRDVPLFSEAALLAEQGFVTGASRRNWASYGDAVLLPADMPEWRRHLLTDPQTSGGLLVACERDKAAALVEKIVADGYASARVIGHAEPDAPAITVQA; encoded by the coding sequence ATGGCAATTGCCGTCTCTCCTGAAGTCGCCGACGCTCCTGTGTTCCGCCTGACCAGCCTTGCGCATGGCGGCGGCTGCGGCTGCAAGCTGGCGCCATCCGTCCTTCAGCAGCTTCTCGCGGACCAGGTCGAGGCCAATCCCTTTCGTCAGCTCCTTGTCGGCACCGAGACCGGAGACGACGCCGCCGTCTGGCAGCTTGACGACGACATTTGTGTCATCGCCACCACCGATTTCTTCATGCCCATGGTGGACGATCCGTATGATTTCGGCCGGATCGCCGCGACCAACGCGATCTCCGATGTCTATGCGATGGGCGGCCGGCCAATCATGGCGCTGGCCATTCTCGGTATGCCGCTCGACAAGATGCCGACGCATATGGTCCGAGACATTCTGAAGGGCGGCCGGGCAGTTTGCGCCACGGCCGGAATCCCGGTCGCCGGCGGCCACTCGATCGACTCGCCGGAGCCGATCTATGGTCTTGCCGTGATCGGCACATGCCGGCCCCAGGAGGTCCGGCGCAATTCGGGTGCGAGACCGGGAGACGCCTTGATCCTGACGAAGGCGCTCGGCGTCGGCATCTACTCCGCCGCCATCAAGAAGCAGGCGCTCTCGCCCGGCGGCTATGCCGAGATGATCGCCTCGACCACCCTGCTCAACCGGATTGGATCGGAGCTCGCGCAGGATGAGAGCGTCCATGCGATCACCGACGTGACCGGTTTCGGCCTGCTCGGACATGCGCTCGAGATGGCGCGCGGCTCAGGCTGTGCGCTGGTCATCCGTGATCGTGACGTTCCGCTCTTTTCCGAAGCCGCGCTGCTGGCGGAGCAAGGTTTCGTCACTGGCGCGTCACGGCGCAACTGGGCGAGCTATGGCGATGCGGTGCTCCTACCCGCCGACATGCCGGAGTGGCGGCGCCATCTTCTCACCGATCCACAGACTTCGGGCGGGCTGCTCGTCGCCTGCGAGCGCGACAAAGCGGCGGCCCTGGTCGAAAAGATTGTCGCGGACGGTTACGCATCGGCCCGCGTGATCGGCCATGCCGAGCCCGACGCGCCCGCCATAACAGTCCAGGCATGA
- the fdnG gene encoding formate dehydrogenase-N subunit alpha — MNIELSRRAFLQTAGAGLAGTTLGALGFGDIEAAHAKAIRSFKLANTTETRNTCPYCSVACGVILYSKGDLRKGEKAEITHIEGDTDHPTNRGTLCPKGSALLGFVKAPTRLQQPMIRKPGADKFEPTTWENALDRIARLMKDDRDQNFVATNNDGVTVNRWITTGFLAASATTNETAFETYKVVRSAGMLVFDNQARVUHGPTVASLAPTFGRGAMTNSWTDIRNTDLVVIMGGNAAEAHPCGFKWVTEAKANRGAKLIVVDPRFTRSASVSDLYAPIRQGTDIAFLLGLINYCIGNDKVQREYVKAFTNAGYVVKEGFTYQDGLFSGYDEAKRDYDKSSWDYEIGEDGFAVVDDTLVNPRCVWNLLKNHVAVYTPEMVERICGTPKDKFLKVAEMVAECSSPTKAMTSMYALGWTQHSKGSQNIRAMAMLQLILGNIGIRGGGMNALRGHSNIQGLTDVGLMSNLLPGYLTLPNQKEPDFTAYMSTRGFKPLRPNQMSYWQNYRKFFVSFQKAMYGSAATPENDFAYDYLPKLDVPGYDVLRAFEMMHQGKMNLYLCQGFNPLQSFPNKQKITASLSKLKLLVVMDPLATETARFWENHGAHNDVDPSTIQTEVIELPSTCFAEDDGSLTNSGRWLQWHWAGGTPPGEAKRDTWIMAQIHLRLKELYRKEGGAFPDPILNLHWPYADPGNPTAEEIAQEINGRALATVTDTADPTKVLAETGKLLPGFAALRDDGSTSCGCWIYSGCFNEKGNNMARRDTDDPDETGAYLKWAFSWPANRRILYNRASADLNGKAWDPDRKVIEWDGAKWSGYDVPDIAPTAKPGEVGPFIMNPEGVSRLFTRGMMRDGPFPAHYEPFESPIVNPVAPNVRGNPAARVFEGDFKQFAEAASAEFPYAATSYRLTEHFHFWTKHVIVNAVMQPEFFVEISEQLAAEKGIAKGGWVRVWSKRGSVTAKAVVTKRIKPLTCDGKTVHIVGIPLHWGFTGAAKKGFGPNMLTPYVGDANIETPEYKAFLVNIEPISGPVA, encoded by the coding sequence ATGAACATCGAACTGTCACGGCGCGCGTTCCTGCAGACGGCAGGCGCGGGTCTCGCCGGTACTACGCTTGGAGCTCTCGGCTTCGGCGATATCGAAGCCGCACATGCCAAGGCGATACGATCATTCAAGCTCGCCAACACCACCGAGACGCGCAACACCTGCCCATATTGCTCGGTGGCGTGCGGTGTGATCCTCTACTCAAAGGGCGATCTCAGGAAGGGCGAAAAGGCCGAGATCACCCATATTGAAGGCGATACCGACCATCCGACCAACCGCGGCACCTTGTGCCCCAAGGGCTCGGCCCTGCTCGGCTTCGTCAAGGCCCCGACCCGCCTGCAACAGCCGATGATCCGCAAGCCCGGGGCGGACAAGTTCGAGCCGACAACGTGGGAAAACGCGCTCGACCGCATCGCCCGTCTGATGAAGGACGATCGCGACCAGAACTTCGTCGCAACGAACAATGACGGCGTGACGGTCAACCGATGGATTACCACCGGCTTCCTCGCCGCCTCGGCGACGACCAATGAAACCGCGTTCGAGACCTACAAGGTGGTCCGCAGCGCGGGCATGCTGGTGTTCGATAATCAGGCGCGTGTCTGACACGGCCCGACGGTGGCGAGTCTCGCCCCAACATTCGGCCGCGGAGCAATGACGAATTCCTGGACCGACATCAGGAACACCGATCTTGTCGTGATCATGGGCGGCAATGCCGCCGAGGCCCATCCTTGCGGCTTCAAATGGGTCACCGAGGCGAAGGCCAATCGTGGCGCCAAGCTCATCGTCGTCGACCCGCGCTTTACGCGCTCGGCTTCGGTGTCGGATCTCTATGCACCAATCCGTCAAGGCACGGACATCGCGTTCCTGCTCGGGCTGATCAACTATTGCATCGGAAACGACAAGGTGCAGCGGGAGTATGTGAAGGCGTTCACCAACGCCGGCTATGTCGTCAAGGAGGGTTTCACCTACCAGGATGGCCTGTTCTCCGGCTATGACGAGGCGAAGCGCGACTACGACAAGTCGAGCTGGGACTACGAGATCGGCGAAGACGGTTTCGCCGTCGTCGATGATACGCTGGTAAATCCTCGCTGCGTCTGGAACCTGCTGAAGAACCATGTCGCGGTCTACACGCCCGAAATGGTCGAGCGCATCTGCGGCACGCCGAAGGACAAGTTCCTGAAGGTGGCCGAGATGGTGGCGGAGTGCTCGTCGCCGACTAAGGCGATGACCTCGATGTACGCGCTCGGCTGGACGCAGCACTCCAAGGGCTCGCAGAACATCCGCGCCATGGCGATGCTGCAGCTCATTCTCGGCAATATCGGCATTCGCGGCGGCGGCATGAACGCGTTGCGCGGCCACTCCAACATCCAGGGGCTGACCGACGTCGGGCTGATGTCCAACCTCCTCCCCGGCTATCTGACGCTGCCCAACCAGAAGGAACCGGACTTCACCGCCTATATGTCGACGCGCGGCTTCAAGCCGCTCAGGCCGAACCAGATGAGCTACTGGCAGAATTACCGGAAGTTCTTCGTCAGTTTCCAGAAGGCCATGTACGGCTCGGCGGCAACGCCGGAAAACGACTTCGCCTACGATTACCTGCCGAAGCTCGACGTGCCGGGCTACGACGTGCTGCGCGCCTTCGAGATGATGCACCAGGGCAAGATGAACCTGTATCTCTGCCAAGGCTTCAACCCGCTGCAGTCGTTCCCCAACAAGCAGAAGATCACGGCCTCGCTCTCCAAGCTCAAGCTCCTGGTCGTCATGGATCCATTGGCTACCGAGACGGCACGGTTCTGGGAGAACCACGGCGCGCACAATGACGTCGATCCGTCGACAATTCAGACCGAAGTGATCGAACTGCCGTCGACGTGCTTTGCCGAAGACGACGGCTCGCTTACCAATTCGGGGCGTTGGCTGCAGTGGCACTGGGCCGGCGGCACACCGCCGGGCGAAGCCAAGCGCGACACCTGGATCATGGCGCAGATACATCTTCGCCTGAAGGAACTCTATCGCAAGGAAGGCGGCGCCTTCCCCGATCCGATCCTCAACCTCCATTGGCCCTATGCCGATCCGGGCAATCCGACGGCCGAGGAAATCGCCCAGGAGATCAATGGCCGGGCGCTCGCGACGGTGACGGACACGGCCGATCCGACCAAGGTGCTTGCCGAGACCGGGAAACTGTTGCCGGGCTTCGCCGCGCTGCGCGACGACGGCTCCACATCCTGCGGCTGCTGGATCTATTCCGGCTGCTTCAACGAGAAAGGCAACAACATGGCCCGCCGGGACACTGACGATCCCGACGAGACGGGCGCCTACCTGAAATGGGCGTTCTCGTGGCCCGCCAATCGCCGCATCCTCTACAACAGGGCTTCGGCCGACTTGAACGGGAAGGCCTGGGATCCCGACCGCAAGGTGATCGAATGGGACGGTGCGAAATGGTCGGGTTATGACGTCCCGGACATCGCGCCAACAGCGAAGCCCGGCGAGGTCGGCCCTTTCATCATGAACCCGGAAGGCGTGTCGCGCCTCTTCACCCGGGGCATGATGCGGGACGGACCGTTCCCGGCGCATTACGAGCCGTTCGAATCGCCCATCGTCAATCCGGTCGCGCCCAACGTGCGGGGCAACCCGGCAGCGCGGGTATTCGAAGGGGATTTCAAGCAGTTCGCCGAGGCGGCCTCGGCGGAGTTCCCCTATGCGGCGACCTCCTACCGCCTGACCGAGCATTTCCACTTCTGGACCAAGCACGTCATCGTCAACGCCGTGATGCAGCCGGAGTTCTTTGTGGAGATATCGGAACAGCTGGCGGCCGAAAAGGGTATCGCCAAAGGCGGTTGGGTGCGCGTTTGGTCCAAGCGCGGCTCGGTCACTGCGAAGGCGGTGGTAACCAAGCGGATCAAGCCGCTGACCTGTGACGGCAAGACCGTCCACATCGTCGGCATTCCACTGCACTGGGGCTTCACCGGAGCGGCAAAGAAGGGCTTCGGTCCGAACATGCTGACGCCCTATGTCGGCGACGCCAACATCGAGACGCCCGAATACAAGGCGTTTCTGGTCAACATCGAGCCCATCTCCGGGCCGGTGGCATAG
- the fdxH gene encoding formate dehydrogenase subunit beta produces the protein MFPPIANPSVTDVTPRFSEKDLVRRSASTVPAPAERLTEVAKLIDVSKCIGCKACQTACIEWNDTHQAIGVNAGIYENPPDLTPDMFTLMRFSEWENPETNNLEWLIRKDGCMHCEDPGCLKACPAPGAIVQYSNGIVDFVHENCIGCGYCIKGCPFDIPRISRVDHTAYKCTLCSDRVAVGQGPACAKACPTQAIVFGTKEEMKQHAEGRITDLKARGYANAGLYDPPGVGGTHVMYVLHHADQPELYSGLPKEPRISPLVEAWKGITKYAGLTVLGVAAGVGLLHHLVMGPNRVSDTDEENAERLVRNDDHDSA, from the coding sequence ATGTTTCCTCCAATCGCCAACCCTTCGGTAACGGACGTGACGCCGCGCTTCTCGGAGAAGGATCTCGTCCGCCGTTCCGCCTCAACGGTACCCGCGCCGGCCGAGCGGCTGACGGAGGTCGCCAAGCTCATCGACGTCTCGAAATGCATCGGCTGCAAGGCCTGCCAGACAGCCTGCATCGAGTGGAACGACACGCATCAGGCGATCGGCGTCAACGCCGGCATATACGAGAATCCCCCCGACCTGACGCCGGACATGTTCACGCTTATGCGCTTCAGCGAGTGGGAGAACCCGGAGACGAACAACCTCGAGTGGCTGATCCGGAAGGATGGCTGCATGCACTGCGAAGATCCGGGCTGCCTCAAGGCCTGTCCGGCGCCCGGCGCTATCGTTCAATATTCCAACGGCATCGTCGATTTCGTCCACGAGAACTGCATCGGCTGCGGCTACTGTATCAAGGGGTGCCCCTTCGACATCCCGCGCATTTCCCGCGTCGACCATACGGCCTACAAATGTACGCTCTGCTCGGACCGCGTCGCCGTCGGCCAGGGTCCAGCCTGCGCCAAGGCCTGTCCGACCCAGGCAATCGTCTTCGGCACAAAGGAAGAGATGAAGCAGCACGCCGAGGGCCGCATTACCGACCTGAAGGCGCGCGGCTATGCCAATGCCGGCCTCTACGATCCGCCAGGTGTCGGCGGAACGCACGTGATGTACGTGCTGCATCACGCCGATCAGCCCGAACTCTATTCCGGCCTGCCGAAGGAGCCGAGGATCAGTCCTCTGGTGGAAGCGTGGAAGGGCATCACCAAATATGCCGGCCTGACCGTCCTTGGCGTCGCGGCCGGCGTCGGCCTGCTCCACCATCTCGTCATGGGGCCGAACAGGGTTTCGGACACGGATGAGGAGAATGCCGAACGGCTAGTGCGGAATGACGATCATGACAGCGCATGA
- a CDS encoding formate dehydrogenase subunit gamma, with the protein MTIMTAHDVEPDRVVHPGKPVTVDRYTVGARINHWITAASLILLALSGLALFHPRLFFLSGLFGGGQFTRFIHPWIGVVLFFSFFGLFIRFWKANLWKREDGTWLARFRDVLTNHEENVPEVGKYNAGQKVVFWAMSILIVILISSGLVVWDQYFSAYTTVGQQRAALLIHAVAAVAMIGVWIIHFYSALWVRGTIPAMIRGSVTGGWAWRHHRKWLRDLVRKPGRSGSKPAE; encoded by the coding sequence ATGACGATCATGACAGCGCATGATGTCGAGCCTGACAGAGTGGTTCATCCGGGCAAGCCCGTCACGGTGGACCGGTACACGGTGGGCGCGCGGATCAATCACTGGATCACGGCGGCGAGCTTGATCCTGCTTGCCCTGTCCGGCCTCGCGCTGTTTCACCCTAGGCTTTTCTTTCTGTCAGGTCTGTTCGGTGGCGGCCAGTTCACGCGCTTCATACATCCGTGGATCGGCGTCGTTCTCTTCTTCAGCTTCTTCGGGCTTTTCATCCGGTTCTGGAAAGCGAACCTGTGGAAGCGCGAAGATGGGACCTGGCTCGCACGCTTTCGCGACGTCCTGACCAATCACGAGGAGAACGTGCCGGAGGTCGGCAAGTACAATGCCGGCCAGAAAGTGGTATTCTGGGCAATGTCGATCCTGATCGTCATTCTGATATCAAGTGGTCTGGTCGTCTGGGATCAGTATTTCTCCGCCTACACGACGGTCGGTCAACAGCGGGCGGCGCTGCTCATCCATGCCGTCGCGGCCGTTGCGATGATCGGCGTCTGGATCATCCACTTCTATTCGGCCCTCTGGGTGCGAGGCACGATTCCCGCCATGATACGCGGTTCGGTGACGGGCGGGTGGGCCTGGCGGCATCATCGCAAATGGTTGCGGGACCTTGTCAGGAAACCGGGAAGATCGGGATCGAAGCCCGCCGAATGA